Proteins found in one Maridesulfovibrio sp. genomic segment:
- a CDS encoding HAD family hydrolase — MDMKYILLDRDGTIIRDKHYLSDPEGVELFPNTAEGLKAMQDAGYGLIVTTNQSGIGRNYYAKSDMESVNRRMSELLAEYGIEFKAIYFCPHAPEQKCDCRKPAPGMFDQAIAEFGMNPEECFVIGDKLCDVELGLARKAGSILVRTGKGLKEEQKCIGKADYIADDLLDAANYIIGLTDE; from the coding sequence ATGGATATGAAATATATTTTACTTGACCGTGACGGAACCATTATCCGCGACAAGCACTACCTGAGCGACCCTGAGGGAGTGGAACTTTTTCCCAATACCGCAGAGGGACTTAAAGCCATGCAGGATGCCGGGTACGGTTTGATAGTGACCACAAATCAATCCGGAATCGGGCGTAACTACTACGCCAAGTCGGACATGGAATCCGTAAACAGGCGTATGTCGGAACTTCTGGCTGAATACGGCATTGAATTCAAGGCCATCTACTTCTGCCCGCATGCACCGGAACAGAAATGCGATTGCCGCAAACCGGCGCCAGGCATGTTTGATCAGGCCATCGCCGAATTCGGCATGAACCCCGAAGAATGCTTTGTTATCGGCGATAAGCTCTGTGATGTGGAGCTGGGCTTGGCCCGCAAGGCCGGGTCTATTCTGGTGCGGACCGGAAAAGGTCTTAAGGAAGAACAAAAATGCATCGGTAAAGCAGACTACATCGCTGACGACCTGCTGGATGCGGCAAATTACATAATAGGCTTAACTGATGAATAA
- a CDS encoding tetratricopeptide repeat protein gives MSGELTNARKKLATVPSLLKQQKAMAAVQSAYDAVLVMLKGGLMKAEREEFQELVDSTVHILNSDKKLREDYPLIINYTPGEEKALLETLREILQELQKNVSAGAQELLKAMEKRKREQLEKGQALIEEDKVSEAQKLYNALIREFKDDTELRAEIADKFIKAGLYNEALDYLEDALKNDPNAIFLYNRIGIVLRKMKDFEAAEKYYLRALKINNKDEYLYFNTGRLYYDWKKWERMAKAAEKALAINPNFAEAEKMLKFAQKKIG, from the coding sequence ATGTCCGGTGAATTGACTAACGCCAGAAAAAAGCTGGCAACCGTCCCTTCCCTGCTTAAGCAGCAAAAAGCGATGGCAGCAGTACAGTCAGCCTATGACGCGGTGCTGGTCATGCTCAAAGGCGGCTTGATGAAAGCCGAGCGAGAAGAATTTCAGGAGCTGGTAGACAGCACTGTTCACATTCTGAACAGTGATAAAAAGCTCAGGGAAGATTACCCGCTCATCATCAACTACACTCCCGGCGAGGAGAAAGCACTCCTTGAAACACTGCGCGAGATTCTGCAGGAATTGCAAAAGAATGTCAGTGCGGGTGCGCAGGAACTCCTCAAAGCAATGGAGAAGCGCAAAAGAGAGCAACTGGAAAAAGGTCAGGCCCTGATCGAAGAGGACAAAGTTTCTGAAGCCCAGAAACTCTACAATGCCTTAATCAGGGAATTCAAGGATGACACAGAACTTCGCGCTGAAATTGCAGATAAATTCATCAAGGCCGGACTTTATAATGAAGCCCTTGATTACCTTGAAGATGCATTAAAAAACGATCCTAATGCGATCTTTCTTTACAACCGCATCGGAATTGTACTGCGCAAGATGAAAGATTTTGAAGCTGCTGAAAAATATTACCTCAGGGCCCTCAAAATCAATAACAAAGATGAATACCTCTACTTCAATACCGGCCGTCTTTACTACGACTGGAAGAAGTGGGAGAGAATGGCAAAAGCGGCAGAAAAAGCCCTCGCCATCAATCCTAACTTTGCTGAAGCAGAGAAGATGCTTAAGTTCGCCCAGAAAAAAATCGGCTAG
- a CDS encoding multidrug resistance efflux transporter family protein, giving the protein MKIILTGVLAALFFSTTFVLNRAMSLDGGHWVWSASLRYFWMLVFLFVGLGLFRRDLLLRSIRLYLKHWKFWTLAGGVGFGVFYALITFSASYSPGWVVAATWQTTILATPLVLLGFGKRVPLRAILLTLIIFAGVLLINIERMESSSLSAVLLGAIPVFVAAFAYPFGNQLVWEARNGGSSLIPSLDDPTMDDPFCRVLLLTLGSIPLWAGLILISHPPMPQTEQIFNTALVAMFSGIAATSLFLYARHKARTAAELAAADCTQSMEVLFSLAGEVILLHGTLPGILGWSGIAMTMLGLVLYLRVQNVR; this is encoded by the coding sequence ATGAAGATTATTTTGACCGGTGTTCTTGCGGCTCTGTTTTTCAGTACCACTTTTGTTCTTAACAGAGCCATGAGTCTAGATGGCGGGCACTGGGTTTGGTCAGCCAGCCTGCGTTATTTCTGGATGCTGGTATTTTTATTTGTAGGCCTTGGGCTGTTCCGCCGTGACTTGCTGCTGCGATCCATCAGACTCTACCTGAAACATTGGAAATTCTGGACTCTGGCGGGGGGAGTCGGGTTCGGTGTTTTTTATGCCCTGATAACTTTCAGTGCTTCATATTCGCCCGGCTGGGTTGTTGCCGCCACATGGCAGACCACGATTCTGGCTACACCGCTGGTTCTGCTGGGATTCGGGAAAAGGGTTCCGCTAAGGGCCATTCTGTTAACTCTGATCATCTTCGCCGGAGTGTTGCTGATAAATATTGAGCGCATGGAATCAAGCTCCTTGAGTGCGGTTCTACTGGGCGCAATTCCTGTCTTTGTCGCCGCTTTTGCTTATCCCTTCGGTAATCAGCTGGTCTGGGAAGCCCGAAACGGCGGCAGCAGCCTGATTCCTTCTTTGGACGATCCGACCATGGATGACCCCTTTTGCAGAGTGCTGCTTCTGACTTTGGGGTCTATCCCCCTATGGGCCGGGCTGATTCTTATAAGTCATCCGCCGATGCCTCAGACCGAGCAGATTTTTAACACCGCTTTGGTTGCTATGTTTTCAGGTATTGCCGCGACCAGCCTGTTTCTTTACGCCCGGCACAAGGCGCGGACAGCGGCAGAACTGGCCGCGGCTGATTGCACCCAGTCCATGGAAGTTCTTTTTTCGCTGGCCGGGGAAGTTATCCTCCTGCATGGAACATTGCCCGGCATACTCGGCTGGTCCGGTATAGCTATGACCATGCTGGGGCTGGTACTCTATCTTCGAGTTCAGAACGTGCGTTAG
- a CDS encoding cysteine hydrolase family protein: protein MTKKALIIIDIQNDYFPGGRFPLEGSEQAGENAARVLDYFRQNGLPVIHIRHISTKEGAAFFLPGTEGAEIHQCVKPLEDETVVLKNFPNSFRETVLEDELKKLGVQELVICGMMSNMCVDATTRAAVDMGYQCTVVHDACCGAALEFNGVKSEAAEVHAGFMASLGMTYASMVSAQELTA, encoded by the coding sequence ATGACGAAAAAAGCACTTATAATCATCGATATACAGAACGACTATTTTCCTGGTGGCAGATTTCCTCTTGAAGGCAGTGAACAAGCGGGGGAAAATGCGGCAAGGGTTCTCGACTACTTCAGACAAAACGGCCTGCCGGTAATCCATATTAGGCACATTTCAACAAAGGAAGGAGCTGCTTTCTTCCTTCCGGGAACCGAGGGAGCGGAAATCCACCAATGCGTTAAACCTCTGGAGGATGAAACTGTTGTACTTAAGAATTTCCCTAACAGCTTCCGGGAAACCGTGCTTGAGGATGAACTCAAGAAATTGGGCGTGCAGGAGCTGGTTATCTGTGGAATGATGAGCAACATGTGCGTGGACGCCACCACCCGCGCAGCAGTGGATATGGGCTATCAATGCACAGTAGTTCACGATGCCTGCTGCGGAGCCGCCCTTGAGTTCAACGGAGTTAAGTCCGAAGCGGCAGAAGTCCATGCGGGGTTCATGGCTTCACTTGGAATGACCTATGCTTCTATGGTGAGCGCGCAGGAACTGACCGCCTAA
- a CDS encoding MarR family winged helix-turn-helix transcriptional regulator: protein MRKVNEVIPHMQEMGRVLAKYNMVEKRAFDFGIGLDLYPSEIHTLAAIDRLGGCGVTALAQESGVTKGAISQLVSKLVKKGLIVKEPDPENGAKVILKLTGAGKKASDNHYDFHLNHDSEFIDYLRAMSQEELQMFDEICSKMNEWMDNYLK, encoded by the coding sequence ATGAGAAAGGTAAACGAAGTAATTCCTCATATGCAGGAGATGGGCAGAGTACTTGCTAAGTATAATATGGTGGAGAAGCGCGCTTTTGATTTTGGAATCGGATTAGATTTATATCCGTCTGAAATTCATACCCTTGCTGCTATAGACCGGCTGGGAGGATGCGGTGTGACCGCACTGGCCCAGGAGTCTGGTGTCACTAAGGGAGCCATTTCGCAGTTGGTTAGCAAATTAGTTAAAAAAGGGTTGATAGTTAAAGAGCCAGATCCTGAAAACGGGGCTAAGGTTATATTGAAATTGACCGGGGCCGGAAAAAAAGCCAGCGACAATCATTATGATTTTCATTTAAACCACGACAGTGAGTTTATTGATTATTTACGTGCGATGTCACAGGAGGAGCTGCAAATGTTTGACGAGATCTGTAGTAAAATGAATGAGTGGATGGATAACTATCTAAAATAA
- a CDS encoding VacJ family lipoprotein gives MIKKIFSFILLSLLLQGCATIIKEDPSLTLKPQGFIAPVSHAPRAGKPHSKQADLEFLEVHDPWDAMNRHIYSFNARFDRAVYLPAVNVYTTVLPLPVREGVTNAVNNLNEVKSFTNGILQFNGDKTSRAFSRFLINSSVGLLGIFDVASMWDLKSMETGFADTLGVWGLPPGPYVVLPLLGPSSVRDSGGALGDFALLWYEMNWVYDLAGVDEGRTAIGIGESTIRGLSLRANVPFRYYQTGSPFEYDLVRFLYSKKRELDMIREKSGTPDPGRPYMKKDFDTLRKNREQERTD, from the coding sequence ATGATTAAAAAAATATTCAGCTTCATCCTGCTCTCCCTGTTGCTTCAGGGTTGCGCAACAATCATAAAAGAAGACCCTTCGCTGACCCTGAAACCACAGGGATTCATCGCCCCGGTCTCCCATGCCCCGCGTGCGGGCAAACCGCATAGCAAGCAAGCCGACCTTGAGTTTCTGGAAGTACATGACCCGTGGGACGCCATGAACCGGCACATCTATTCGTTTAACGCCCGTTTTGACCGGGCCGTATATCTTCCGGCAGTAAACGTTTACACCACAGTGCTGCCTCTGCCGGTCCGTGAAGGAGTGACCAACGCGGTCAATAACCTGAACGAAGTAAAATCCTTTACCAACGGAATTCTGCAATTCAATGGGGATAAAACCTCGAGAGCCTTTTCTCGCTTCCTGATCAACTCCTCAGTAGGACTTCTGGGTATATTTGATGTGGCATCCATGTGGGATTTAAAAAGCATGGAGACAGGATTCGCCGATACTCTGGGTGTTTGGGGACTGCCCCCCGGACCATATGTAGTTCTCCCCCTTCTGGGCCCATCCAGTGTACGCGATTCCGGCGGTGCTCTGGGTGATTTCGCCCTGCTGTGGTACGAAATGAACTGGGTTTACGACCTTGCCGGAGTAGACGAAGGACGAACAGCCATCGGTATTGGAGAATCCACCATACGCGGGTTGAGCCTGCGCGCCAACGTACCTTTCCGCTACTACCAGACCGGTTCGCCCTTTGAGTATGATCTGGTCCGTTTCCTCTACAGCAAAAAACGCGAGCTTGATATGATACGCGAAAAATCAGGAACTCCTGATCCCGGACGCCCGTACATGAAGAAAGATTTCGATACCCTCCGCAAGAACAGGGAACAGGAAAGAACCGACTAA
- a CDS encoding methyltransferase, translated as MNYPIPEQDFAPVRSMIMRGVTAQVIMEAVKFKLFDALEVKPRSKSELAEFFEFDELMLGSILDLLESCNLVQKRHNIISNTPVASEYLVSTSPLYQGLSIELVMGFCTAVNHDMGNLLRGKKSKRDENDSNWSAVEVMEGTAQEALSSGMHETVSAISSLPGFGDFRLMGDLGGNHGNYTMALLERNPKMNGILMDQPHVVPLAEERCRNMGYGKRVNTVGLDMHKDELPQMDFDLFFVSHVLYACRGNIKPLLDKIAKSIRPGGWFCANHYAKTESRLPPQTMASLEVITTFSGYFSHFIEPDILENNLRDCGFGNFSRTWSDSSKGILLVSAQKLK; from the coding sequence ATGAATTACCCCATACCTGAACAGGATTTTGCGCCGGTACGCAGTATGATCATGCGCGGAGTGACAGCACAGGTCATAATGGAGGCCGTAAAATTTAAGCTTTTCGATGCGCTTGAGGTAAAGCCGCGCAGTAAAAGCGAACTGGCTGAGTTCTTTGAGTTTGATGAATTAATGCTCGGGTCTATTTTGGATTTATTAGAGTCGTGTAATCTGGTGCAAAAACGGCACAATATTATTTCCAATACTCCTGTTGCCTCTGAATATCTTGTAAGCACTTCGCCCTTATATCAAGGATTGTCGATAGAATTGGTCATGGGTTTTTGTACTGCTGTGAACCATGACATGGGAAATCTGCTGCGCGGCAAAAAGAGCAAAAGAGATGAGAATGATAGCAATTGGTCCGCTGTCGAAGTCATGGAAGGCACTGCGCAGGAGGCTTTGAGCAGCGGTATGCATGAGACTGTCTCCGCCATCAGTTCTTTGCCTGGATTTGGTGATTTTCGGCTTATGGGTGATCTGGGAGGAAATCACGGGAACTATACGATGGCGTTGTTGGAACGAAATCCCAAGATGAACGGGATACTTATGGACCAGCCTCATGTAGTCCCTCTTGCAGAGGAACGGTGCAGGAATATGGGATACGGGAAGAGAGTGAACACGGTCGGACTTGATATGCACAAAGATGAGTTGCCGCAAATGGATTTTGATTTATTTTTTGTTTCACATGTCCTTTATGCCTGCCGGGGAAATATTAAGCCCCTGCTGGATAAGATCGCTAAATCTATTCGTCCCGGAGGCTGGTTTTGCGCCAACCATTATGCCAAGACAGAAAGTCGACTGCCTCCCCAGACAATGGCATCTTTAGAGGTTATCACTACCTTTTCGGGATATTTCTCCCATTTTATAGAACCGGATATTTTGGAAAACAATTTGCGCGATTGCGGGTTCGGTAATTTTAGCAGGACATGGAGCGACTCAAGTAAAGGTATTCTGCTTGTTTCAGCCCAGAAATTGAAATAA
- the carA gene encoding glutamine-hydrolyzing carbamoyl-phosphate synthase small subunit → MKAILALEDGTYFEGTSFTGPGECGGEAIFNTGMTGYQEVLTDPSYTGQMVCMTYPLIGNYGITKEDIESAKIHVAAFIVKECCKHPSNWRSVMSLPDYLIEAGVMGIEGIDTRALTRHLRLNGAMRGIISTEELDPAKLTEKAKKLPTMEGQNLADKVTSEGCYTWQDGKPVPVEVLTGYNWSTQKPHLVLIDYGLKWNILRLLDEQGFEVLCVPSHYSEEQVRALEPDAIFLSNGPGDPAVLDHAVASAKSYCEDLPVAGICLGHQILGQALGGKAFKLKFGHHGCNHPVMDMESEKIEISSQNHGFCVDISDCSDLKVTHKNLNDETLEGFAHKTKPIIAIQFHPEAAPGPHDSCYFFARFRNLVKEATGK, encoded by the coding sequence ATGAAAGCCATACTGGCACTTGAAGACGGCACATACTTTGAAGGAACTTCCTTTACCGGCCCCGGTGAATGCGGCGGCGAAGCCATCTTCAATACCGGCATGACCGGATATCAGGAAGTCCTTACCGACCCCTCCTACACCGGACAGATGGTATGCATGACCTATCCGCTAATCGGCAACTACGGTATCACCAAAGAAGACATCGAATCCGCAAAAATCCATGTTGCCGCTTTCATCGTTAAGGAATGCTGCAAGCATCCATCAAACTGGCGCTCTGTGATGTCTTTGCCTGACTACCTCATAGAGGCTGGAGTCATGGGCATTGAAGGCATTGATACTCGCGCTCTTACCCGCCATCTGCGCCTGAACGGCGCCATGCGCGGCATTATTTCCACCGAAGAACTCGATCCCGCAAAGCTGACCGAGAAGGCTAAAAAACTGCCTACAATGGAAGGCCAGAACCTTGCTGATAAAGTGACTTCCGAAGGCTGCTACACATGGCAGGACGGTAAGCCGGTTCCGGTTGAAGTTCTCACTGGTTATAACTGGAGTACCCAGAAACCACATCTGGTGCTCATCGATTACGGTCTGAAATGGAACATTCTGCGTTTACTGGATGAGCAGGGATTTGAAGTGCTCTGTGTGCCATCCCACTACAGTGAGGAGCAGGTTCGTGCTCTTGAGCCGGATGCAATCTTCCTTTCCAACGGCCCCGGTGACCCGGCAGTGCTTGACCATGCTGTGGCAAGTGCCAAATCCTACTGCGAAGATCTACCCGTGGCAGGGATCTGCCTTGGACATCAGATTCTCGGACAGGCACTTGGCGGAAAAGCCTTTAAGCTGAAATTCGGTCATCATGGCTGCAACCATCCGGTAATGGACATGGAAAGTGAAAAAATTGAGATTTCTTCACAAAATCACGGTTTTTGCGTTGACATTTCTGACTGTTCCGATCTTAAAGTTACACATAAAAATCTTAATGACGAAACTTTGGAAGGCTTTGCCCATAAGACCAAACCTATCATTGCCATCCAGTTTCACCCGGAAGCAGCTCCCGGTCCGCACGACAGCTGCTACTTCTTCGCTAGATTCCGTAATCTTGTAAAAGAAGCAACCGGTAAATAA
- the kdsB gene encoding 3-deoxy-manno-octulosonate cytidylyltransferase, producing the protein MSISYGCYGIIPARYESSRFPGKPLADICGKPMFWHVWNRASKCPEMDKVVLATDSEIILEAAERHGVPAVMTATDHTSGTDRVLEAARKLNLPADSVVVNIQGDEPCLEPAMISELVSPFAKDGVLVTTLASPIGAEEALSPDRVKVALAKDGRALYFSRSPIPFSHQGDGDYLLHIGLYGFRMEALETFAGTEASPLEKRERLEQLRLLENGIPIHVTITEHSCHGVDRPEDLDTAIKILEREKI; encoded by the coding sequence ATGAGTATAAGTTACGGATGCTACGGCATTATTCCGGCCCGTTATGAATCGAGCCGTTTTCCAGGTAAGCCCTTAGCGGATATCTGCGGCAAGCCTATGTTCTGGCATGTCTGGAACCGTGCCTCCAAATGCCCGGAAATGGATAAGGTAGTCCTTGCCACTGATAGTGAGATAATCCTCGAAGCGGCAGAAAGACACGGAGTACCGGCGGTAATGACCGCAACGGACCATACAAGTGGAACCGACCGTGTTCTTGAGGCGGCCCGCAAATTAAACCTTCCTGCTGATTCCGTGGTGGTTAATATTCAGGGCGATGAACCCTGTCTGGAGCCGGCGATGATTTCGGAACTGGTTTCTCCATTTGCCAAAGACGGGGTGCTGGTAACCACCCTGGCCTCGCCCATCGGCGCGGAAGAAGCACTAAGTCCGGATCGGGTAAAAGTAGCACTTGCAAAAGATGGCCGGGCGTTATACTTTTCTCGCTCACCAATTCCATTTTCCCATCAGGGCGACGGGGATTACCTTCTACATATCGGCCTTTACGGCTTCCGCATGGAAGCCCTTGAAACCTTTGCCGGCACGGAAGCTTCGCCTCTTGAAAAGAGAGAGAGGCTGGAACAGCTCCGACTGCTGGAAAACGGAATACCCATCCATGTCACCATTACCGAACACTCCTGTCACGGAGTGGACCGTCCCGAGGACTTGGATACAGCCATTAAGATTCTTGAGAGGGAGAAAATATGA
- a CDS encoding helix-turn-helix domain-containing protein → MKSVAVLAYDDCLVSGVSGVLEIFSIANSLKHESGGKNEFSGLDILSPDGNRVSGYLGIPVYVGGSILDLQPDILVLPPVFGKIDALLDNKALMDRLAELERQGTILASACAGSFLMARAGILEGRPATTHWKLASDFSSRFANVDLQPRRMLIDGGNYICAGGAMAWQDLALHIVARFMGREVAAGCAKVLVMDSTRDVQTPYFMFDSKAAKSGLVDKEILRVQEWMQDNYSLAVTVAVLAEKAGLGERTLMRRFKKSTGMTPNNYLQQLRIEAARHLLEVSSKGVEEITALVGYDNPSSFRRLFKSMTGVSPREYRVRFSRLN, encoded by the coding sequence ATGAAAAGTGTTGCAGTTTTAGCTTATGATGATTGTCTGGTCAGCGGAGTTAGCGGTGTTCTGGAGATTTTCAGCATCGCCAATTCACTGAAGCATGAGTCCGGTGGGAAAAATGAATTCAGCGGTCTGGATATTCTAAGCCCGGACGGGAATAGAGTCAGCGGGTACTTGGGAATCCCTGTGTATGTTGGCGGTAGTATTCTCGATCTTCAACCAGATATTCTGGTCCTTCCCCCGGTATTTGGTAAAATAGACGCATTGCTTGATAACAAAGCGCTTATGGATCGTCTCGCGGAACTGGAGAGGCAGGGAACGATTCTCGCCTCGGCGTGTGCCGGATCATTTCTCATGGCCCGTGCGGGAATACTGGAAGGTCGTCCCGCTACCACGCATTGGAAACTGGCGTCTGATTTTTCGTCCCGCTTTGCGAATGTGGATCTCCAGCCCCGGCGGATGCTCATAGACGGGGGAAATTATATATGTGCCGGAGGGGCCATGGCATGGCAGGATCTGGCCCTGCATATTGTGGCAAGATTTATGGGCCGGGAAGTTGCAGCCGGCTGTGCGAAAGTTCTGGTTATGGATTCCACTCGTGATGTGCAGACTCCATATTTCATGTTTGATAGTAAAGCTGCGAAGAGCGGGTTGGTAGATAAGGAAATTCTGCGGGTACAGGAATGGATGCAGGATAATTACTCTCTTGCGGTAACTGTTGCGGTCCTCGCTGAGAAAGCGGGGCTTGGTGAACGGACTTTAATGCGCCGTTTCAAAAAATCTACGGGCATGACTCCGAATAATTATTTGCAGCAATTACGCATCGAAGCTGCGCGTCATCTGCTTGAGGTCAGTTCCAAGGGAGTGGAAGAGATAACAGCTCTGGTCGGTTATGATAACCCCTCATCATTCCGCCGTTTATTCAAGAGTATGACCGGAGTGAGCCCTCGTGAATACCGTGTCCGTTTCAGCCGGCTGAACTAG
- a CDS encoding alpha/beta hydrolase has product MLITIFGTVATASASATPARFPITDPYKATIFGTPPELRHKLKKPIIPEECEIEIDERRIPDIFWYSETYYYSTAMQEKEAPLLFIIAGTGSEHDSTKMRFLTQLFYEAGYHVVALSSPTHMNPVVSFSKYAAPGYVPYDVEDLYRAMKWIKADLAKGYKIRNYSITGYSLGAMHSAFLAKLDSERKEFNFQRVLMLNPPVSLYSSALRFDSWLSPENLGDKTPREVIDNLIEAFSEIYVQSDIVDLDDNFLYALSQHTNFSNMDMKAIIAVAFRMSSSSMIFSSDVCLNAGYIVPVNKHLSIGDNLMPYLRVAAAVSFEDYVDEFLLPYLQFLKPGTTKGDLVKNCDLGSIKDFLSKSDNIFVLGNEDDIILNDADLKFIKETFGDRAFLFPHGGHCGNMMFEPYDRKALELIQ; this is encoded by the coding sequence TTGCTAATTACCATATTCGGCACAGTTGCTACCGCTTCTGCTTCTGCCACTCCAGCCCGTTTTCCTATTACCGATCCTTACAAAGCCACTATTTTTGGCACTCCGCCGGAACTAAGACACAAGCTCAAAAAACCGATCATCCCGGAAGAATGTGAAATTGAAATAGATGAACGCAGAATTCCGGACATTTTCTGGTACAGTGAAACATATTACTATTCCACGGCAATGCAGGAAAAAGAAGCTCCGCTCCTGTTTATCATCGCCGGGACAGGATCGGAACATGATTCCACAAAAATGCGTTTCCTTACCCAGCTTTTTTACGAGGCCGGCTACCATGTAGTCGCCCTCTCATCACCCACACATATGAACCCCGTGGTCAGTTTTTCAAAATACGCCGCCCCCGGTTACGTGCCTTATGATGTGGAAGACCTCTACCGGGCCATGAAGTGGATTAAAGCCGACCTTGCAAAAGGATACAAAATCCGAAACTACAGCATCACCGGATACAGCCTTGGAGCCATGCATTCTGCCTTTCTTGCAAAGCTGGACTCAGAACGCAAAGAGTTCAATTTTCAGCGGGTGCTGATGCTGAATCCCCCGGTGAGCCTTTATTCTTCAGCACTTAGATTTGATTCATGGCTTAGCCCGGAAAACCTCGGGGATAAAACTCCACGCGAAGTCATCGATAATCTCATTGAAGCTTTTTCGGAAATCTATGTTCAGTCCGACATTGTCGACCTTGATGACAACTTCCTTTATGCCCTTTCACAGCACACTAATTTTTCAAACATGGACATGAAGGCCATCATTGCCGTTGCATTCAGAATGTCTTCATCAAGTATGATTTTCAGCTCCGATGTATGCCTCAATGCCGGATACATCGTCCCGGTGAATAAACATCTGTCCATAGGCGATAATCTTATGCCCTACCTCCGAGTTGCCGCGGCTGTTTCCTTTGAAGATTATGTGGATGAATTTCTGCTGCCCTACCTGCAGTTCCTGAAACCGGGAACAACCAAGGGAGATCTGGTAAAAAATTGCGATCTGGGCAGCATTAAGGACTTCCTCAGTAAGTCAGATAATATTTTTGTTCTCGGCAATGAAGATGACATCATTTTGAATGACGCCGATCTGAAATTCATAAAAGAGACCTTTGGTGACCGTGCTTTTCTTTTTCCGCATGGAGGTCACTGCGGTAATATGATGTTTGAACCGTATGACCGCAAAGCTCTGGAGCTGATTCAATGA
- a CDS encoding glycosyltransferase family 2 protein, whose protein sequence is MSLLSIVIPNYNYGRFADRFFSSLAGQTMALADVEILFIDDGSSDDSLEQAAKWADKISCGRFEVFSPPRRGRPGPVRNYGLSRAVGKYLLSFDPDDELMPEFLETCVDSLESDPRISVVYSDYIETTPEKSFARVLPDFKPMQLRTQNTVTPCAIYRRELWEAGIRYRENTAYEDWDYWVQCLLAGGKFKHIARPLYVHHIHESNFSRQAEKDDGAAKAYIVLNNPGFFNPAVVKWAEDYFRGRAHAPSFQRGMIPSSGDLMKLSDMIIKGDM, encoded by the coding sequence ATGAGCCTGCTTTCCATTGTCATACCCAACTATAATTACGGACGTTTTGCCGACCGTTTTTTCAGCTCTCTGGCAGGACAGACCATGGCCCTTGCTGATGTGGAGATTCTTTTTATCGATGACGGAAGCAGTGATGATTCACTTGAGCAGGCTGCTAAGTGGGCGGATAAAATCTCGTGCGGCAGATTTGAAGTTTTTTCACCGCCAAGACGCGGCAGGCCCGGACCGGTACGTAATTACGGTTTGAGCCGGGCCGTAGGTAAGTATCTGCTCAGTTTTGACCCTGACGATGAATTAATGCCCGAATTTCTGGAGACGTGTGTTGATTCGCTGGAATCAGACCCGCGCATTTCTGTCGTTTATTCGGATTACATCGAAACAACCCCTGAAAAGTCATTTGCCCGCGTCCTGCCTGATTTTAAGCCCATGCAGCTGCGAACTCAGAATACCGTGACCCCCTGCGCAATATACCGACGTGAACTTTGGGAGGCGGGAATTCGTTACCGGGAGAATACAGCGTATGAAGATTGGGACTACTGGGTGCAGTGCCTGCTTGCCGGTGGAAAGTTCAAACATATTGCGCGACCTCTTTACGTTCATCATATTCATGAATCAAATTTTTCCCGTCAGGCTGAAAAAGATGATGGTGCAGCCAAGGCATACATTGTTTTAAATAATCCGGGATTCTTTAATCCGGCGGTAGTTAAGTGGGCCGAGGATTATTTTCGGGGCCGTGCCCACGCCCCTTCCTTCCAGCGGGGTATGATTCCAAGCTCAGGCGATTTGATGAAGCTTTCGGACATGATTATTAAAGGCGATATGTAG